The following are from one region of the Stigmatella ashevillena genome:
- a CDS encoding MBL fold metallo-hydrolase: MSVELRRTGLHLTGTPLALDAMRKTPLSFVSHGHSDHIARHERTIATAATLRFMTHRLGRVKDPVAVAYNQPFELGPLTLELLSAGHILGSAQLRVIRGDGRRIVYTGDLNVTPSLTAEPVQVAECDTLVIEATFGHPRYRFPPKDEVLGRVEAWVRQQLERGAVPVLLGYPLGKSQEAMKYLSGRGFPLVAHPSIFEVTQLYAELGVRIEPLRRFEGTVQPGEVLFFPPHQARTGALAPVWPRATAVLTGWALDPGAAHRYGAQVAFPLSDHADCPSLVGYVKATGAREVITHHGFAEELARLLREEGIDARTLGKPQQLSLF, from the coding sequence ATGAGCGTCGAGTTGAGGCGAACCGGACTTCACCTGACGGGTACCCCGCTGGCGCTGGATGCGATGCGCAAGACGCCGCTGTCCTTCGTCAGCCACGGGCACTCGGACCACATCGCGCGCCATGAGCGGACCATCGCCACGGCCGCCACCCTGCGCTTCATGACGCACCGGCTGGGCCGGGTGAAGGACCCGGTGGCGGTGGCCTACAACCAGCCGTTCGAGCTGGGTCCCCTGACGTTGGAGTTGCTCTCGGCGGGCCACATCCTGGGCAGTGCCCAGCTCCGCGTCATCCGGGGGGATGGGCGTCGCATCGTCTATACGGGGGATCTGAACGTCACGCCCTCGCTCACGGCGGAGCCGGTGCAGGTGGCCGAGTGCGACACGCTCGTCATCGAGGCCACGTTCGGCCATCCGCGGTACCGCTTTCCGCCGAAGGACGAAGTGCTGGGCAGGGTGGAGGCGTGGGTGCGCCAGCAGCTCGAACGGGGGGCGGTGCCCGTGTTGCTGGGCTATCCCCTGGGCAAGAGCCAGGAGGCGATGAAGTACCTCTCTGGACGCGGCTTCCCGCTGGTGGCGCACCCCTCCATCTTCGAGGTGACACAGCTCTACGCGGAGCTGGGCGTGCGCATCGAGCCGCTGCGGCGCTTCGAGGGGACGGTGCAGCCGGGAGAGGTGCTCTTCTTCCCACCGCATCAGGCGCGCACGGGGGCCCTGGCGCCCGTGTGGCCGCGCGCCACCGCGGTGCTCACGGGGTGGGCGTTGGATCCAGGCGCCGCGCATCGCTATGGCGCGCAGGTGGCCTTTCCCCTCTCGGACCATGCGGACTGCCCCTCGCTGGTGGGCTATGTGAAGGCCACGGGGGCTCGCGAGGTCATCACGCACCACGGCTTCGCGGAGGAGCTGGCGCGGCTGCTGCGGGAGGAAGGCATCGACGCGCGCACGCTGGGCAAGCCCCAGCAGCTCTCGCTCTTCTGA
- a CDS encoding DMT family transporter: MAEVTSPRERRAHLQADGALALLTVFWGTTFVVVKDALGHGDPFSFLVLRFGLGAVVLSAVAGRRMLSGDYLRRGGLLSLFLFSGYVFQTVGLTHTSPARSAFITGLCVLFVPLLTLVLFRRVPRVPSLVGVVLSTVGLFFLTHAGEEASGGISSGDLLTLAGSVSYALHIVLTGRFAPKEGASALVAVQLWGVALLSAACLPFVETRVAWTGAFVGAVFFCGVLGSAVAISVQTWAQARTGAVRAALIYALEPVFAALFSVSLGYETLGPREWSGGSLIVLGVLVSEVGSALWDRWRERPLAGA; this comes from the coding sequence ATGGCCGAAGTGACTTCACCGCGGGAGCGTCGCGCCCATCTCCAGGCGGACGGCGCCCTGGCGCTGCTCACCGTGTTTTGGGGCACCACCTTCGTGGTGGTGAAGGACGCGTTGGGCCATGGAGATCCCTTCTCGTTCCTCGTGCTGCGCTTTGGCCTGGGGGCCGTGGTGCTGAGCGCCGTGGCGGGGCGGCGGATGCTCTCCGGGGATTACCTGCGGCGAGGGGGCCTGCTGTCCCTCTTCCTCTTCAGCGGGTACGTGTTTCAGACGGTGGGGCTGACGCACACCTCGCCCGCGCGCTCGGCCTTCATCACGGGCCTGTGTGTCCTCTTCGTTCCGCTGCTGACCTTGGTGCTCTTTCGCCGGGTTCCTCGCGTCCCCTCGCTGGTGGGGGTGGTGCTCTCGACCGTGGGGCTCTTCTTTCTCACGCACGCGGGCGAGGAGGCCTCCGGGGGGATCTCCTCGGGAGACCTGCTCACGCTGGCGGGCTCGGTGTCCTATGCCCTCCACATTGTCCTGACGGGGCGGTTCGCGCCGAAGGAAGGGGCCAGCGCGCTCGTCGCCGTGCAGCTCTGGGGCGTGGCGCTGCTCTCGGCGGCGTGCCTGCCCTTCGTGGAGACGCGGGTGGCGTGGACAGGGGCTTTCGTGGGGGCCGTGTTCTTCTGTGGCGTCCTCGGCAGCGCCGTCGCGATCAGCGTGCAGACGTGGGCCCAGGCCCGCACGGGCGCGGTGCGCGCGGCCCTCATCTATGCGCTGGAGCCGGTGTTCGCCGCGCTCTTCTCGGTGTCGCTGGGATACGAGACGCTGGGCCCCCGGGAGTGGAGCGGGGGCAGCCTCATCGTGCTGGGCGTGCTGGTGTCGGAGGTGGGCTCGGCCTTGTGGGACCGCTGGCGCGAGCGGCCCCTGGCGGGGGCCTGA
- a CDS encoding potassium transporter TrkH yields MRRLRFGEWSVGVDEGLLTQVGARCALAPFLAEDGAPRLSLRAGALPEGPSMPLDPRRPSGPRFRVEGDVVRVEPPQAFLDTELALRVGMQLATLRQGGLLLHAAGVAFQGRAVVAIGPSGAGKSTFTRLCAREAGAEVLSDEVLGLYPGARVEGSPFCSDLDLPSSLARAQLAAVLLLEKGGEERLEAVAAPEAIAAMMAQVFRPLPGEASQGEVLQRLVRILSCVEIRRFVFRKDAAAAGFVRDWLHGWHTPG; encoded by the coding sequence ATGCGGCGACTGCGGTTCGGGGAGTGGAGCGTGGGAGTGGATGAGGGGCTGCTGACCCAGGTAGGGGCACGGTGCGCGTTGGCCCCGTTCCTGGCCGAAGACGGCGCTCCCCGCCTGAGTCTCCGGGCGGGGGCCTTGCCCGAGGGGCCGAGCATGCCCCTCGACCCTCGTCGGCCCTCGGGTCCCCGCTTCCGGGTAGAGGGCGATGTGGTGCGGGTGGAGCCCCCTCAGGCCTTCCTAGATACTGAACTGGCGCTGCGGGTGGGGATGCAACTGGCCACGCTGCGCCAGGGAGGCCTGTTGCTGCATGCCGCCGGGGTGGCCTTCCAGGGACGGGCGGTGGTGGCCATCGGGCCCAGCGGGGCGGGCAAGTCCACCTTCACCCGGCTGTGCGCCCGGGAGGCCGGGGCCGAAGTGCTCTCGGACGAAGTGCTCGGGCTCTACCCCGGGGCGCGCGTCGAGGGCAGCCCGTTCTGCTCGGATCTGGATCTGCCCTCGTCGCTCGCCCGGGCGCAGTTGGCCGCGGTGCTGTTGCTGGAGAAGGGCGGCGAGGAGCGGTTGGAGGCGGTGGCAGCCCCCGAGGCCATTGCGGCGATGATGGCGCAGGTCTTCCGTCCGCTGCCGGGCGAGGCGTCGCAGGGGGAGGTGCTCCAGCGGTTGGTTCGCATCCTCTCATGTGTCGAAATCCGCAGGTTCGTCTTCCGGAAGGACGCCGCCGCGGCGGGCTTCGTGAGGGACTGGCTTCATGGTTGGCACACACCCGGTTGA
- a CDS encoding GNAT family N-acetyltransferase has product MLRCGPEELSRGDVALVRVGRRLIAHVVVSTGPLVTASLLGHGDPEGVPLGRVTALRRGWWILPLPRVTRPSLFLGQRLASALWARPVARGAARRLRDFTFSGWSRPVRARWLGRLEVRLLRAEDLDALLVFAGERLLVSSVFLRRQLLGRWAREGGAVGASAGAFDSAGRLCGFAYLDSYREEGLALDGLWVRSLVVAPRARRMGVAHQLLTCLVEAARKQGEECIFADVDEDNAASLRTFRRVGFRFSPPELIRRVNAEWDASGGSKPLVVLERALD; this is encoded by the coding sequence GTGCTTCGCTGTGGGCCGGAGGAGCTGTCCCGGGGCGATGTGGCGCTGGTGAGGGTGGGGCGTCGGCTCATCGCGCACGTGGTGGTTTCCACGGGCCCCTTGGTGACGGCCTCCTTGCTGGGCCACGGAGATCCCGAGGGAGTTCCGCTCGGGCGTGTGACGGCCCTGCGCCGGGGGTGGTGGATTTTGCCCTTGCCCCGCGTGACGCGGCCTTCGCTCTTTCTGGGGCAGCGGTTGGCTTCCGCGTTGTGGGCCCGTCCCGTGGCGAGGGGCGCGGCTCGGCGGCTGCGGGACTTCACCTTCTCGGGGTGGTCCCGCCCCGTGCGGGCGCGGTGGTTGGGGCGGCTGGAGGTGCGCCTGCTTCGGGCCGAGGATCTGGACGCGCTCCTGGTGTTCGCCGGGGAACGGCTCCTGGTCTCCTCGGTGTTCCTGCGCCGCCAACTGCTGGGCCGGTGGGCGCGGGAGGGAGGGGCGGTGGGGGCTTCGGCGGGAGCCTTCGACTCGGCGGGCCGCCTGTGTGGGTTCGCCTACCTGGACAGCTACCGCGAGGAAGGGCTGGCGCTGGACGGGCTCTGGGTCCGCTCGTTGGTGGTGGCGCCGAGAGCCCGGAGGATGGGGGTGGCCCACCAGCTCCTTACCTGTCTGGTGGAAGCGGCGCGAAAGCAGGGCGAGGAATGCATCTTCGCGGATGTCGATGAGGACAACGCCGCCTCCCTGAGGACGTTCCGGAGGGTGGGGTTTCGCTTCTCGCCCCCAGAGCTTATCCGGCGGGTCAACGCCGAGTGGGATGCCTCGGGGGGCAGCAAGCCCTTGGTGGTGTTGGAGCGCGCATTGGATTGA